A section of the Humulus lupulus chromosome 2, drHumLupu1.1, whole genome shotgun sequence genome encodes:
- the LOC133816342 gene encoding kinesin-like protein KIN-UA produces the protein MAASGGFNHRNGGAQRSSLMVDRPLSVNSNSKSSSSVKSKPLSSSGVRRSSTGSTGGSTAAAKDDAGADADFADCVELQSKEWELSMA, from the exons ATGGCTGCTTCTGGTGGCTTTAATCACCGGAATGGTGGTGCTCAGAGGAGCTCACTCATGGTCGATAGGCCTCTCTCTGTTAACTCCAATTCCAAGTCTTCTTCATCTGTCAAATCCAAGCCTTTGTCTTCTTCTGGGGTCCGCCGTAGTAGCACAGGCTCAACGGGTGGCTCCACTGCAGCCGCCAAGGATGATGCAGGAG CGGATGCTGACTTTGCTGATTGTGTAGAGTTACAATCAAAG